From Rudanella lutea DSM 19387, a single genomic window includes:
- a CDS encoding TIM barrel protein, whose product MNRRDFLKRTGVLAAGALALNHTAALAAKNIGVFGVQLYSVRDVLPKDPKGIMTQLAQMGYRQFESYQGNQGFLWGMSPKEIKSFLNDINVKMVSTHFNYGGQANKPDELKKSFDMAAEAGLTYALCPYIGAQKSFDDWKRIADGFNKAGELARQSGVKFGYHNHDYSFKALDGKIPQEYLLANTDPKNVMFELDLCWIDVAGQNPVEHLKKYGKRYELCHIKDYKKENGKPVQNDLGKGNVDFKTTLKTARDNGMKYFIVEQEEYPTSPMESMKMDAAYMKQLSV is encoded by the coding sequence ATCAATCGTCGCGATTTTCTCAAGCGTACCGGCGTACTGGCTGCCGGTGCCCTCGCTCTTAACCATACAGCCGCTCTGGCTGCCAAGAACATAGGTGTTTTTGGGGTACAATTGTACAGCGTTCGGGATGTATTACCCAAAGATCCGAAAGGTATTATGACCCAACTGGCGCAGATGGGCTATCGTCAGTTTGAAAGCTACCAGGGCAACCAGGGCTTTTTGTGGGGGATGAGTCCGAAAGAGATTAAGTCGTTCCTGAACGACATTAACGTGAAGATGGTCAGCACGCACTTCAACTACGGTGGGCAGGCGAATAAACCCGACGAGTTGAAAAAAAGCTTCGACATGGCCGCTGAGGCTGGCCTGACGTACGCATTGTGCCCATACATTGGGGCTCAGAAGTCATTTGACGACTGGAAGCGTATTGCTGATGGGTTCAACAAAGCGGGTGAACTGGCCCGGCAGAGTGGGGTCAAGTTTGGTTACCACAACCACGACTATTCATTCAAGGCGCTCGACGGTAAAATTCCGCAGGAGTACCTGCTGGCTAATACCGATCCGAAAAATGTGATGTTTGAACTGGATCTGTGCTGGATTGATGTGGCGGGGCAGAATCCCGTAGAGCACCTGAAAAAGTATGGCAAGCGATATGAGCTGTGCCACATCAAGGATTACAAGAAAGAAAACGGCAAACCCGTTCAGAATGACCTCGGCAAGGGGAACGTTGATTTCAAAACAACCCTCAAAACCGCCCGGGACAACGGCATGAAGTACTTTATCGTGGAGCAGGAAGAATACCCAACCTCGCCTATGGAAAGTATGAAAATGGACGCGGCTTACATGAAGCAGTTGAGTGTATAA
- the menB gene encoding 1,4-dihydroxy-2-naphthoyl-CoA synthase — MQSNYPWEVIKEYKEIIFSYYEGIAKISINRPHKRNAFTPLTVKEMSEAMEIARQDERVGVVILTGEGGEAFCSGGDQSVRGHGGYIGEDQVPRLNVLDLQMQIRRIPKPVVAMVAGYAIGGGHVLHVVCDISIAAENARFGQTGPKVGSFDGGFGASYLARVVGQKKAREIWFLCDQYNAQEALDMGLVNKVVPLDKLEETTIEWCRKMLEKSPIALRMLKAAFNAELDGQAGIQQLAGDATLLYYLSEEAKEGKNAFLEKRKPDFSKFPKFP, encoded by the coding sequence ATGCAAAGCAACTACCCCTGGGAGGTTATTAAGGAGTACAAAGAGATTATTTTCTCGTATTACGAAGGGATCGCCAAGATCAGTATTAACCGCCCGCACAAGCGGAATGCCTTTACCCCGCTGACGGTAAAGGAGATGTCGGAAGCCATGGAGATTGCCCGGCAAGATGAGCGCGTTGGCGTGGTTATCCTGACCGGCGAAGGGGGCGAAGCCTTCTGCTCAGGCGGTGATCAGTCGGTGCGGGGGCATGGCGGCTATATCGGCGAAGATCAGGTGCCTCGCTTGAACGTGCTCGACCTGCAAATGCAGATCCGCCGGATTCCGAAGCCAGTAGTCGCTATGGTAGCCGGGTACGCTATTGGCGGTGGTCACGTACTGCACGTGGTGTGCGACATCAGCATAGCGGCCGAAAATGCTCGGTTCGGGCAAACGGGCCCCAAAGTGGGTTCGTTCGACGGCGGCTTTGGGGCGTCGTATCTGGCCCGAGTGGTAGGACAGAAAAAAGCCCGCGAAATCTGGTTCCTTTGCGATCAGTATAACGCACAGGAAGCCCTGGACATGGGGCTGGTCAACAAGGTTGTGCCCCTGGATAAGCTGGAAGAAACCACCATTGAATGGTGCCGGAAGATGCTCGAAAAGAGCCCTATTGCCCTGCGAATGCTCAAAGCGGCATTCAACGCCGAGCTCGACGGGCAGGCAGGTATTCAGCAACTGGCGGGCGATGCCACTCTGTTGTATTACCTGTCTGAAGAAGCCAAAGAAGGCAAAAATGCCTTCCTGGAGAAGCGGAAACCCGACTTTAGCAAATTCCCGAAGTTCCCCTGA
- a CDS encoding LEA type 2 family protein, which translates to MKKGWIVALLLLLVGAIGAYVWYSRLKNEAQAEGGAYDDTLKPRLEMSTMEITNMDDDVITMNVKMLIDNPLPVGFKANKLRYTVYMAKTPIIEESYAKTIEVESGDSTFITLPMKLQTKKMMAVLNALDQKNIDSTTYGVRAAFDLDVPILGERTFTQTFEKRLPTVYVPKIKIEDLDFGKIGLKRTDVAAKVSIENRNSFPIQFTDTHYRVSIDGKEIAEGHQPEPVVIRERATTPVVFPVTMKPGNTLGLLPKMLFNKKDTPFLVTMQSKLIAKGGNKMLNQSQMNTVVRGTLADLKKD; encoded by the coding sequence ATGAAAAAGGGATGGATTGTGGCGCTTCTTCTGCTTTTAGTAGGGGCTATTGGAGCTTACGTGTGGTACAGCCGACTCAAAAACGAAGCGCAGGCCGAAGGGGGGGCTTACGATGATACGCTCAAGCCGCGTCTGGAAATGAGCACTATGGAGATCACAAACATGGACGACGACGTGATTACGATGAACGTGAAAATGCTCATTGACAACCCTTTACCGGTTGGGTTCAAAGCGAATAAACTGCGTTACACGGTGTATATGGCCAAAACGCCCATCATTGAAGAGTCGTACGCCAAAACGATCGAGGTTGAGTCGGGTGATAGCACGTTTATAACGCTACCCATGAAGCTGCAAACCAAAAAAATGATGGCCGTACTAAATGCCCTTGACCAAAAGAACATCGACAGTACGACCTATGGGGTCCGGGCCGCGTTTGACCTTGACGTACCAATTTTGGGCGAGCGCACCTTTACGCAGACATTTGAAAAACGGTTACCGACGGTTTATGTCCCCAAAATAAAGATAGAAGACCTCGACTTTGGCAAAATTGGTCTTAAACGTACCGATGTGGCCGCTAAGGTGAGCATCGAAAATCGCAATAGCTTCCCAATTCAGTTTACGGATACGCACTACCGGGTGTCGATCGACGGTAAGGAGATTGCCGAGGGCCACCAACCCGAGCCGGTAGTCATCAGAGAGCGAGCCACCACGCCTGTTGTGTTTCCTGTAACCATGAAGCCGGGCAACACGTTGGGCCTGTTGCCCAAAATGCTGTTCAACAAAAAGGATACGCCTTTTCTGGTGACTATGCAGAGCAAGTTAATCGCTAAAGGAGGCAACAAAATGCTCAACCAAAGCCAGATGAATACGGTAGTGCGGGGTACGCTGGCCGATCTGAAAAAGGATTAG
- a CDS encoding class I SAM-dependent methyltransferase, which yields MTFDTIASTYDPLARLVFGRSLQRAQISLLDRLPNGGRWLILGGGTGWLLKQVLDRCAPDHVVYLEASGQMLTLSEKRVQHHPGRNRVAFMQGTEASLSEQERFTVILTPFVLDLFSEPWLAERMIPRLLQHLTLGGFWLVTDFVPTNVWWQRALVRAMLLFFQWTAGLRTNRLPDWLPLIQKRLPSVAQEAAVNGMVLSVLFSRSSVASP from the coding sequence ATGACTTTTGACACCATCGCATCCACCTACGACCCGCTGGCACGGCTGGTTTTTGGCCGCTCACTTCAACGGGCACAGATAAGTTTGCTGGACCGGCTACCGAATGGGGGGCGGTGGCTCATTCTGGGGGGCGGCACCGGCTGGTTGCTCAAGCAGGTGCTCGACCGTTGTGCGCCCGACCATGTTGTGTACCTTGAAGCCTCGGGCCAAATGCTCACACTTTCAGAGAAACGGGTGCAACACCACCCGGGCCGTAACCGGGTAGCATTCATGCAGGGCACCGAAGCGTCATTGTCAGAGCAGGAACGGTTCACCGTCATTCTGACTCCCTTTGTGCTTGATTTATTTTCGGAGCCGTGGCTGGCCGAACGCATGATTCCCCGGCTCCTTCAACACCTGACGCTGGGGGGCTTCTGGCTCGTCACCGACTTTGTTCCGACAAACGTGTGGTGGCAACGGGCACTCGTCAGGGCCATGCTTCTTTTTTTTCAATGGACGGCAGGCTTACGCACCAATCGACTACCCGATTGGCTCCCACTGATACAAAAACGGCTGCCCTCTGTCGCGCAGGAGGCAGCCGTGAACGGTATGGTACTTTCGGTGCTGTTTAGCCGATCTTCCGTAGCATCGCCGTAA
- a CDS encoding DUF2452 domain-containing protein, whose amino-acid sequence MEEAKVIINPIAPEKVAESPGLMEYAHTAGGAVIRPEDKGKITGRAVTAMREQTDLQLSQLYKQMQLLAEQATAIRNRVEISERIYSAQMSFEPVVGHTYYFYTRKNGTDLLSMVAPNEWGRKFPFERCLATVRMMADHTWDVQYHETNFETMSDER is encoded by the coding sequence ATGGAAGAAGCCAAAGTGATCATTAACCCCATTGCACCGGAGAAAGTAGCCGAAAGCCCCGGTCTGATGGAGTACGCCCATACGGCGGGTGGTGCAGTGATTCGCCCCGAAGACAAGGGGAAAATAACCGGGCGGGCTGTGACCGCCATGCGCGAGCAAACCGACCTCCAGCTATCCCAGCTCTACAAACAGATGCAACTGCTGGCCGAACAGGCCACAGCGATTCGAAACCGGGTCGAGATTTCGGAGCGGATTTACTCCGCCCAAATGAGTTTTGAGCCTGTTGTAGGACATACCTATTATTTTTACACCCGTAAAAACGGTACAGACCTGCTGTCGATGGTAGCTCCGAACGAATGGGGGCGCAAGTTCCCCTTTGAACGTTGCCTCGCCACCGTCCGGATGATGGCCGACCATACGTGGGATGTACAGTATCACGAAACCAATTTTGAAACGATGAGTGATGAACGATAA
- a CDS encoding ubiquinol-cytochrome c reductase iron-sulfur subunit: MEALSKTIDRHTFFRVLGASLGVVSLSSCETKADDLSPASDALDLTIRLDDARYVDLLKQGFYVVVNNRVIVAHIQPNQYVAVSPKCTHEGSTLVYQANNNAFYCPFDGSRFDLNGKVIFGPATQPLVVYKVSNDQKSNTLRIFG, from the coding sequence ATGGAAGCTCTTTCAAAAACAATTGATCGACACACGTTTTTTCGGGTACTCGGGGCGAGTTTAGGTGTGGTTAGCCTGAGTAGCTGCGAAACCAAAGCGGATGATCTGAGTCCGGCGAGCGATGCGCTCGACCTGACCATTCGGCTCGATGATGCCCGGTACGTTGACCTGCTCAAACAGGGTTTCTATGTGGTTGTGAACAACCGCGTGATTGTGGCGCATATCCAACCAAATCAGTACGTAGCGGTATCGCCTAAATGCACACACGAGGGCTCTACGCTTGTATATCAGGCGAACAACAACGCTTTTTATTGCCCGTTCGACGGTTCGCGTTTCGACCTCAACGGTAAGGTAATCTTCGGCCCGGCTACCCAGCCGTTGGTGGTGTATAAAGTCTCTAACGACCAGAAAAGTAATACGTTACGCATTTTTGGATAA
- a CDS encoding serine hydrolase, with product MKPLLLLSSLLLSSCLLHAQPPAFIADSLDRYIERGMADWQIPGLAIAVVKDGKVVVSKGFGVREAGKSEPVDENTLFLIASNTKLFTGTALAKLEDDKKLSLNDKVTKFFPDYQLFDPTSTALVSVRDLLCHRLGTKTFQGDFTFWNTDLPRAEVIRRMRLLKPTGQFRQDYGYCNSAFVTAGEIIPKVTGQSWEAYVETNLLKPLGMTNTYMLTAGAENRSNVARPHTSSFGPLRRIPYDVVDNLGPAGSMVSSVKDLSKWLMMQLDSGRLDGQRILPWSVVQRTRDANTIVGSRKSTVLPRHFQTYGLGVLSADYAGRQIFWHTGGAFGFVTNTCFVPEEKLAITILTNNDNQSFFEALRYQILDAYLGVPYTNRSAFFLKQARAGMAEEQATLKALADRVAKGNKPSLPLMAFAGTYRNELYGTITLKPAGTGLDVLFEHHPRMTARLEYMDDNTFRLTYSNQAFGVFPARFSVDGNTVKSVEIKASDFVEYDPYVFTKAAR from the coding sequence ATGAAACCCCTGCTTCTCCTTTCCTCCCTCCTCCTTTCGTCCTGTCTCCTCCACGCCCAACCACCCGCGTTTATCGCCGACAGCCTCGACCGCTACATTGAGCGTGGCATGGCCGACTGGCAGATTCCGGGACTCGCCATTGCAGTTGTGAAAGACGGCAAAGTAGTTGTGTCGAAAGGGTTTGGCGTGCGTGAAGCCGGTAAAAGTGAGCCCGTCGATGAAAACACCTTGTTTCTGATTGCGTCGAACACCAAACTGTTTACGGGTACGGCGCTTGCCAAGCTGGAAGATGACAAGAAACTGTCACTCAACGACAAGGTGACCAAGTTCTTCCCCGATTACCAGCTCTTCGACCCCACCTCAACGGCTCTGGTTAGCGTGCGCGATTTGCTCTGCCACCGGCTGGGGACCAAGACCTTTCAGGGCGATTTTACCTTCTGGAACACCGACCTTCCCCGTGCCGAAGTAATCCGGCGGATGCGACTTCTGAAACCAACCGGGCAGTTTCGACAGGATTACGGCTACTGCAACTCGGCTTTCGTTACGGCAGGCGAAATCATTCCGAAGGTGACCGGCCAATCGTGGGAAGCTTACGTTGAAACGAACCTGCTCAAACCGCTGGGCATGACGAATACGTACATGCTCACGGCCGGGGCCGAAAACCGCTCCAACGTAGCCCGCCCCCATACCAGCAGCTTTGGCCCTCTGCGCCGGATTCCGTACGACGTCGTCGACAATTTAGGACCGGCAGGCAGCATGGTCTCGAGCGTGAAAGACCTGAGTAAATGGCTCATGATGCAGCTCGACAGCGGTCGGCTCGATGGGCAGCGGATTCTGCCCTGGAGTGTGGTTCAACGTACTCGCGACGCCAACACAATCGTCGGCAGCCGCAAGTCGACGGTATTGCCCCGCCATTTTCAAACGTATGGCCTGGGTGTGCTATCGGCAGATTATGCCGGGCGGCAGATTTTCTGGCATACCGGCGGGGCCTTCGGCTTTGTGACAAATACCTGCTTTGTACCCGAAGAAAAATTGGCCATTACCATTCTGACCAACAACGACAATCAGAGCTTCTTTGAGGCATTGCGGTATCAGATTCTCGATGCCTATCTGGGCGTTCCGTACACAAACCGCAGCGCCTTTTTTCTAAAGCAAGCCCGCGCGGGCATGGCTGAGGAACAGGCTACGCTCAAAGCTCTGGCCGACCGGGTTGCCAAAGGAAACAAACCATCGCTGCCTCTGATGGCTTTTGCCGGAACCTACCGTAACGAACTGTACGGAACCATTACGCTAAAGCCAGCTGGCACGGGGCTCGATGTCCTGTTTGAACATCACCCACGCATGACGGCCCGGCTTGAGTATATGGACGATAACACCTTTCGGCTAACGTACTCCAATCAGGCATTTGGCGTGTTTCCGGCCCGGTTTAGCGTCGATGGGAATACCGTAAAAAGCGTCGAAATCAAAGCCAGCGACTTTGTGGAGTACGACCCGTACGTGTTTACAAAAGCAGCGCGTTAA
- a CDS encoding AMP-binding protein, whose translation MYSFDGRLPVDQWPLPTHTYAEQAVAFARAWQSGQATFVLHTSGSTGTPKPITLTRTQMQASAELTGQTFGLQAGDRALCCLNTAYVAGTMMLVRALTLGLRLVLVEPSGNPLTLFKTGTNNFDFFAFVPLQVQAILGQTPEKIEILNQAKAILLGGAATSPVQEAQLQVIAAPVYATYGMTETVSHIAIRRLNGPNKSDFFTALDGVELRTDARHCLAIRAAASNFAWVQTNDVFEWADGTEPGKRFRILGRADSIINTGGVKVQPERVEQIVQRVLAINGLSPRLFVAGVPDERLGVRIVLVVEGKAEALPELEARRSEWTEQVRREIGPYAVPKDIIFVATFCETPTGKIDRSKTLHLAIGQ comes from the coding sequence ATGTATAGTTTCGACGGTCGGTTACCGGTTGACCAATGGCCTTTGCCCACCCACACGTACGCCGAGCAGGCGGTAGCGTTTGCACGGGCCTGGCAGTCGGGGCAGGCGACGTTTGTCCTGCATACGTCGGGTTCCACCGGAACACCCAAGCCCATTACGCTCACCCGCACTCAGATGCAGGCAAGCGCCGAGCTTACGGGGCAAACGTTCGGGTTGCAAGCCGGCGACAGGGCGCTCTGCTGTCTCAACACGGCCTACGTAGCGGGTACTATGATGCTGGTGCGGGCTTTGACGCTTGGCCTGCGGCTGGTGCTGGTTGAGCCGTCGGGAAATCCGTTGACGTTGTTTAAGACGGGTACCAACAATTTCGATTTCTTTGCCTTTGTGCCTCTTCAAGTACAGGCAATACTGGGCCAGACGCCCGAGAAAATCGAAATACTGAACCAAGCTAAGGCTATTTTGCTGGGGGGGGCAGCTACCTCGCCGGTGCAGGAGGCTCAGTTGCAGGTCATTGCGGCTCCGGTCTATGCTACCTACGGAATGACCGAAACGGTTTCGCACATTGCCATTCGCCGGTTGAACGGCCCCAACAAATCCGACTTTTTTACCGCGTTGGATGGGGTCGAGTTACGCACTGATGCCCGGCACTGTCTGGCAATTCGGGCGGCCGCGAGCAATTTTGCGTGGGTGCAAACCAACGATGTATTTGAGTGGGCCGACGGGACGGAGCCTGGCAAACGGTTTCGAATTCTGGGGCGTGCCGATTCGATTATTAATACCGGGGGCGTCAAGGTTCAGCCCGAGCGGGTTGAGCAGATTGTACAGAGGGTTCTGGCTATCAATGGGTTGTCGCCCCGGTTGTTTGTGGCTGGAGTGCCCGATGAGCGGTTGGGTGTGCGGATTGTTCTGGTGGTCGAAGGCAAGGCCGAGGCTTTGCCGGAACTCGAAGCCAGGCGTAGCGAATGGACTGAGCAGGTTCGTCGGGAAATTGGCCCCTACGCTGTGCCGAAAGACATTATCTTTGTGGCCACATTCTGCGAAACCCCGACCGGTAAAATTGACCGGAGTAAGACGCTGCACTTAGCCATTGGGCAGTAG